A single Nicotiana tabacum cultivar K326 chromosome 5, ASM71507v2, whole genome shotgun sequence DNA region contains:
- the LOC142180787 gene encoding uncharacterized protein LOC142180787 → MTETEPSPTLSLAGSTSSGVTADTNHPYFLHSSDAPGMTLVNSQFDERGYPGWRRFFLIALSAKNKIGFINEVCVEQDPGSQEHPQWSRTNDMVTSWLLNSLSHEIGDSVIYSKIAQSLWNNLEHRFGQSNGAKLYHL, encoded by the coding sequence ATGACAGAAACTGAACCTTCACCCACCCTTTCTCTAGCTGGTTCGACCAGTAGTGGAGTCACAGCAGACACAAACCATCCTTATTTTCTGCACTCATCTGATGCACCAGGAATGACTCTGGTGAACtcacaatttgatgaaagaggatatccAGGTTGGAGAAGGTTTTTTTTGATTGCTCTGTCAGCTAAGAACAAGATTGGCTTCATCAATGAAGTTTGTGTTGAGCAAGATCCGGGATCTCAGGAACATCCCCAATGGAGCAGAACAAATGACATGGTCACTTCTTGGTTGCTAAACTCCCTTTCCCACGAGATAGGAGATAGTGTGATTTACTCAAAAATTGCACAAAGCCTTTGGAACAACCTTGAACATAGGTTTGGGCAATCAAATGGAGCAAAACTCTATCATCTGTAA
- the LOC107826446 gene encoding bidirectional sugar transporter N3 gives MAIFDLHHPWLFVFGALGNIISIFVFLAPVPTFRRIYKEKSTMGFQSVPYVVALFSSMLWMYYAFIKKNAILLISINSFGCIVETIYISIFLLYASKEARRQTVKLLVSLIGGLYTLIFLVTLFPLNGALRVQVVGWICVAVAVAVFAAPLSIVFQVVRTKSVEFLPFTLSFFLTLSAIMWFGYGLLQKDLCIALPNVLGFFLGMIQMLLYGLYRKVKPAAELEKKVPEHIVNIVVVGNSEQIHPVKSEKNEDMIKKLDEEENRESSVISPPVPALLPVANDHENEERAGGELAQVNLQPQQQFETPVLVVCAAA, from the exons ATGGCCATATTTGATCTCCACCATCCATGGCTATTTGTGTTTGGAGCCTTAG GAAACATTATTTCCATATTCGTCTTCTTAGCTCCAGT GCCAACATTTCGCCGAATCTACAAAGAAAAATCAACCATGGGCTTTCAATCAGTCCCTTACGTGGTAGCACTGTTTTCATCTATGCTCTGGATGTATTATGCATTTATCAAGAAAAATGCTATTCTCCTCATCTCCATCAACTCCTTCGGTTGCATTGTCGAGACAATTTACATCTCCATTTTCCTTCTCTACGCATCCAAGGAGGCTAGG AGGCAGACGGTGAAACTTTTGGTATCATTGATTGGAGGATTGTACACACTGATATTTCTTGTAACTTTGTTCCCTTTGAATGGAGCCCTTCGAGTACAAGTAGTGGGTTGGATTTGTGTAGCCGTAGCAGTGGCTGTCTTTGCTGCACCTCTTAGCATTGTG TTTCAAGTGGTTCGAACGAAGAGTGTGGAGTTTCTGCCCTTCACCCTGTCTTTCTTTCTTACATTAAGTGCTATCATGTGGTTTGGTTATGGTCTCCTTCAAAAGGACCTGTGTATTGCA CTGCCGAATGTATTGGGTTTCTTCCTGGGAATGATTCAGATGCTGTTGTATGGGCTATACCGTAAGGTAAAGCCAGCAGCAGAATTAGAGAAAAAGGTGCCGGAGCATATAGTAAACATCGTCGTCGTAGGAAACTCAGAACAGATACATCCTGTCAAATCCGAGAAAAATGAGGATATGATCAAGAAGCTGGATGAAGAAGAAAACAGGGAGAGCAGCGTAATTAGCCCACCGGTGCCAGCTCTGCTGCCGGTGGCGAACGACCATGAAAATGAAGAACGTGCGGGTGGCGAGCTGGCGCAAGTGAACTTGCAGCCGCAGCAGCAGTTTGAAACCCCGGTGCTTGTGGTGTGTGCTGCAGCTTGA